One genomic segment of Arcobacter porcinus includes these proteins:
- a CDS encoding IS4 family transposase produces MQIESKIIGIINDKLKNPIYETLRLLNMKTILTKSNFSKKEGVAVHMVVLHFVYMLVMNKKISTFMDQSNDSFKKDVYYRLLANAHYNWRKLLSLSSLKILSLLHKVQDAKLVRVLILYDTVEDKVGKNIEGSCDNLWSNKAKRKIRGVNVVSLNYSDGYSNFMLDFAIAMNNYARVKIEEFTNIIDHRTNAHKRRLESLKGKSQIAIEMIKRAVASGIYADYLLVDSWYSKPVFIETMNELGLQVISRMVNNDRIWNFTGEKKTLDGIYNKFKKLKTIKMGQYGKKIKFEYFGVIVEHKKAGKLKIVFIKTKENLIPIVSTNLDLSDEEIIDIYKRRWDIEQGYKELREHFGFGKEENRIYEALIARITLSFFTYNVVSYINRISNEPKTIGGLFKDLECELHTLAIAMQAFLAILDEIAKIEEVVNRNEDFTAIIDLLRDVTGKLLGFRCES; encoded by the coding sequence ATGCAGATAGAATCTAAGATAATCGGTATCATAAACGACAAACTAAAGAATCCAATTTATGAAACATTGCGACTATTAAATATGAAAACGATTTTAACAAAGAGCAATTTTTCTAAAAAAGAGGGAGTTGCTGTTCATATGGTTGTATTACACTTTGTATATATGCTAGTTATGAATAAAAAAATATCAACTTTTATGGATCAGAGTAATGATAGCTTTAAAAAAGATGTCTATTACAGACTACTTGCTAATGCTCACTACAACTGGAGAAAACTATTATCACTTAGTTCTTTAAAGATTTTATCACTGCTTCATAAAGTACAAGATGCAAAGCTAGTAAGAGTTCTTATACTTTATGATACTGTTGAAGATAAAGTTGGTAAAAATATAGAGGGAAGTTGTGACAACCTTTGGAGCAATAAAGCAAAGAGAAAAATCAGAGGTGTAAATGTTGTATCACTAAACTATAGTGATGGTTATTCAAATTTTATGTTGGACTTTGCAATTGCTATGAATAATTATGCAAGGGTAAAGATAGAAGAGTTTACAAATATTATTGATCATCGAACCAATGCACATAAGCGAAGATTGGAAAGCTTAAAAGGGAAATCACAAATTGCTATAGAGATGATTAAAAGAGCAGTAGCTAGTGGTATATATGCAGATTATCTGCTTGTGGATAGTTGGTATTCTAAACCTGTGTTTATAGAAACAATGAATGAGCTAGGATTGCAAGTTATTTCAAGAATGGTAAACAATGATAGAATCTGGAACTTCACAGGGGAGAAAAAAACTCTTGATGGTATCTATAACAAGTTTAAAAAGCTTAAAACTATTAAGATGGGTCAATATGGCAAAAAGATAAAGTTTGAATACTTCGGGGTCATAGTTGAACATAAAAAAGCAGGAAAATTAAAAATTGTTTTTATAAAAACCAAAGAGAATCTCATCCCTATTGTATCTACAAACTTAGACTTGAGTGATGAAGAAATTATCGATATTTACAAACGACGATGGGATATAGAACAAGGGTATAAAGAACTTCGTGAACACTTTGGGTTTGGTAAAGAAGAAAATCGAATTTATGAAGCACTTATTGCTCGCATAACACTCTCATTTTTTACATACAATGTTGTTAGCTATATAAATCGTATCAGTAATGAACCAAAAACTATTGGTGGATTGTTTAAAGATCTAGAATGTGAACTTCACACTTTGGCAATTGCTATGCAAGCATTTTTAGCTATTTTAGATGAGATTGCAAAAATTGAAGAAGTTGTCAATAGAAATGAGGATTTTACAGCAATAATCGATCTATTAAGAGATGTGACTGGAAAACTACTTGGTTTTAGGTGCGAAAGTTAA
- the aadD1 gene encoding aminoglycoside O-nucleotidyltransferase ANT(4')-Ia, with protein MNGPIIMTREERMKIVHEIKERILDKYGDDVKAIGVYGSLGRQTDGPYSDIEMMCVMSTEEAEFSHEWTTGEWKVEVNFDSEEILLDYASQVESDWPLTHGQFFSILPIYDSGGYLEKVYQTAKSVEAQTFHDAICALIVEELFEYAGKWRNIRVQGPTTFLPSLTVQVAMAGAMLIGLHHRICYTTSASVLTEAVKQSDLPSGYDHLCQFVMSGQLSDSEKLLESLENFWNGIQEWTERHGYIVDVSKRIPF; from the coding sequence GTGAATGGACCAATAATAATGACTAGAGAAGAAAGAATGAAGATTGTTCATGAAATTAAGGAACGAATATTGGATAAATATGGGGATGATGTTAAGGCTATTGGTGTTTATGGCTCTCTTGGTCGTCAGACTGATGGGCCCTATTCGGATATTGAGATGATGTGTGTCATGTCAACAGAGGAAGCAGAGTTCAGCCATGAATGGACAACCGGTGAGTGGAAGGTGGAAGTGAATTTTGATAGCGAAGAGATTCTACTAGATTATGCATCTCAGGTGGAATCAGATTGGCCGCTTACACATGGTCAATTTTTCTCTATTTTGCCGATTTATGATTCAGGTGGATACTTAGAGAAAGTGTATCAAACTGCTAAATCGGTAGAAGCCCAAACGTTCCACGATGCGATTTGTGCCCTTATCGTAGAAGAGCTGTTTGAATATGCAGGCAAATGGCGTAATATTCGTGTGCAAGGACCGACAACATTTCTACCATCCTTGACTGTACAGGTAGCAATGGCAGGTGCCATGTTGATTGGTCTGCATCATCGCATCTGTTATACGACGAGCGCTTCGGTCTTAACTGAAGCAGTTAAGCAATCAGATCTTCCTTCAGGTTATGACCATCTGTGCCAGTTCGTAATGTCTGGTCAACTTTCCGACTCTGAGAAACTTCTGGAATCGCTAGAGAATTTCTGGAATGGGATTCAGGAGTGGACAGAACGACACGGATATATAGTGGATGTGTCAAAACGCATACCATTTTGA
- a CDS encoding IS3 family transposase (programmed frameshift): MRKSNYSQEFRESTIKFCIDNSDRSISSIARDLGLNKGTLALWVNEYKAKNNLLPVNDLKNETLEQENKRLKKELAILKQEKEILKKAAGILCKRNSVKYAWIKEHSKSFNVQLMCKLFKVSRSCYYNWIDKGCIVNKIDKELNELVKNIFEQARATYGTRRLKEVLKQRYGLIVSRRKLQRTLKYLNLKVKMKRRFKVITTTSNHTLPIAPNHLNRDFYSSQIDKVYVGDITYIPTNEGWLYLAVVIDIYSRKVVGWSMNYSLKTSLVNDALLMALKRRNPSKGLIYHTDRGSQYASYEHKNLLEKYGIVQSMSRKGDCWDNAVAESFFHSLKTELIHHEKFLTRSQANEKIFEYIEIFYNRQRLHSSNGYMSPSEFEDKMLRLEMVS; the protein is encoded by the exons ATGAGAAAAAGTAATTACTCACAAGAGTTTAGAGAATCAACAATAAAGTTTTGTATTGATAATAGTGATAGATCAATTTCAAGTATAGCAAGAGATTTAGGACTAAATAAAGGAACTTTAGCTTTATGGGTAAATGAGTACAAAGCTAAAAATAATTTACTACCTGTAAATGATTTAAAAAATGAGACTCTAGAGCAAGAGAATAAAAGACTAAAAAAAGAACTTGCAATTTTAAAACAAGAAAAAGAGATATTAAAAAAGGCAGCAG GCATACTTTGCAAAAGAAACTCTGTAAAGTATGCATGGATAAAAGAACACTCAAAGAGTTTTAATGTACAACTTATGTGTAAACTATTTAAAGTTAGTAGAAGTTGTTACTACAACTGGATTGACAAAGGTTGTATTGTAAATAAAATTGATAAAGAGCTAAATGAACTTGTAAAAAACATTTTTGAACAAGCAAGAGCAACTTATGGAACAAGAAGATTGAAAGAGGTTTTAAAACAAAGATATGGTCTTATAGTTTCAAGAAGGAAACTTCAAAGAACTCTGAAATATTTAAATCTAAAAGTAAAAATGAAACGAAGATTTAAAGTAATTACAACAACATCAAATCATACTCTACCAATTGCACCAAATCATCTAAATAGAGATTTTTATAGCTCACAAATAGATAAAGTTTATGTTGGAGACATTACATATATTCCAACAAATGAGGGATGGTTATATTTGGCTGTTGTAATCGATATTTACTCAAGAAAAGTTGTTGGATGGTCTATGAATTATAGTTTAAAAACTTCACTTGTTAATGATGCACTATTAATGGCATTAAAAAGAAGAAATCCTTCTAAAGGACTAATTTATCATACTGATAGAGGAAGTCAGTATGCCTCTTATGAACATAAAAATCTTTTAGAAAAATATGGGATAGTTCAAAGTATGAGTAGAAAAGGAGATTGCTGGGATAATGCAGTTGCAGAGAGTTTTTTTCATTCTCTAAAAACTGAATTAATTCATCATGAAAAGTTTTTAACACGCTCACAAGCAAATGAAAAAATATTTGAATATATAGAGATTTTTTACAATAGACAAAGATTACATTCATCAAATGGATATATGTCTCCAAGTGAATTTGAAGATAAAATGTTACGTTTAGAAATGGTTAGTTAA